The proteins below come from a single Vicia villosa cultivar HV-30 ecotype Madison, WI unplaced genomic scaffold, Vvil1.0 ctg.000222F_1_1, whole genome shotgun sequence genomic window:
- the LOC131625571 gene encoding basic leucine zipper 43-like encodes MQTREATTTGLNYMIPSNTSPYLQTYNNINPTFHLQKLSNQLFNYQNTPQFHHDFNYSPQSSCISNNSTSDEADEQNLSLINERKHRRMISNRESARRSRMRKQKHLDELWSQVLWLRNENHQLIEKLNHVSENHDQVVQENSQLKEEALELRQMIRDMQIHSPLIPSFSPLEDTYLRDDSSNNSI; translated from the coding sequence ATGCAAACAAGAGAAGCAACAACAACCGGACTCAATTACATGATCCCATCAAACACATCACCATATCTACAAACCTACAACAACATTAATCCAACATTCCATCTCCAAAAACTCTCAAACCAATTATTCAATTACCAAAACACCCCTCAATTTCACCATGACTTCAATTATAGTCCTCAATCCTCATGCATAAGTAACaactcaacttctgatgaagctGATGAGCAAAACCTAAGCCTCATCAACGAGAGGAAACATCGAAGGATGATATCGAACCGCGAATCGGCTCGTCGATCGCGTATGAGGAAACAGAAACACCTTGATGAACTTTGGTCACAAGTGCTTTGGCTGAGGAATGAAAATCATCAACTTATAGAGAAACTTAACCATGTTTCGGAGAATCATGATCAAGTTGTTCAAGAGAATTCTCAGCTGAAAGAAGAAGCTTTGGAACTTAGACAAATGATAAGAGACATGCAAATTCATAGTCCTTTGATTCCTTCTTTTAGTCCCTTGGAAGATACTTATCTTAGAGATGATTCTTCAAACAATTCCATCTAA